From the Sphingomonas sabuli genome, the window GCCGGGTGCTGCCGGTGCACTCCCCATCCGGTGCCGCAGCCAGTCCAGCACTCCCATCAGCGGCGCGCGCAGGCGCGGCCGATCTCGCCGCCCGTGTCCCAGTGGACCTTGTAGATCGCCGCGCCGTAGCGCAGCTGCCAGCAGGAGAGATCGGTCTTGCCCGCCCAGGCGCGCACTACCGCGCGTCCAAAGCGGTCGCGCGTCACGAGCCGATAGCGAAGGCGGCCCTGTTTAAGGCCCCGCACGAGGCTGGCACGCGACTGTGCTCCATCGCCGCTGACGCAGGTTCGCCAGCGCGGGCAATCGTTGAGTTCCGGCGCGTCGATGCCCAGCAGCCGGAGGCGCTCGGCGCCGCACCTTAGGGAATCGCCATCAACGACATAGGCGCTGGGGCAATCGATAACGGCGGGCATGGTGTCTTCCTTGGGACAGGGCTTCGGGCGGGATGTCGACGCTAGCGCGGGCGAGCCATTCCCCGCCACCCGGAAAGCAGGGAAAAGGCGGCGTCCGATTTCGGACGCCGCCCTTATTTGCCAGTGCGGACGGTCAGGCCGCCTCGGCCACCATCTCTTCGGCCACCTGCTCCTCCCCTTCCTCCGGGGCCGGAGGAGACGCCGCCGCCTCCGCTTCCTCCGCACCGAACAAATGCGCGACCTCGGCATGATGGCGCACCGTCCCGGCCCCGCCGCGCTCCGTATAATGGCTTGGCGGAACCTGCATCCAGCGCGGCACCCAGCCTTCCACCTTGGCGCGGCCATTGGCCCCCGCAAGGCAATCGCTGAGAATCGCCTTCTGCGCCTTGACCTTCTCGGTGCGATTGGCCTCGGCGACCTCGTTCCCCGCCATGTCCGCGATCATGGGGGTGAGGACTTCGCGGTCGCGGATGAGGTCGATGAACGCGTCATCGGCCTGCCAATGGTCGCGCATGTCGAGGCCAAGGTGGAGGCTCAAGGCTTCGACTTCGGCGCTGCCCGCTGCCAATGCCTCGCCCATGGCGAGCGCGACCACCCGCATGACCGCCGCGTCGTCCAGCGCCAGCAGCCGGACGAACAGTTCGGCAGTGCCGGTCGA encodes:
- a CDS encoding thermonuclease family protein → MPAVIDCPSAYVVDGDSLRCGAERLRLLGIDAPELNDCPRWRTCVSGDGAQSRASLVRGLKQGRLRYRLVTRDRFGRAVVRAWAGKTDLSCWQLRYGAAIYKVHWDTGGEIGRACARR